A genomic segment from Chloroflexota bacterium encodes:
- the rpsC gene encoding 30S ribosomal protein S3: MGRKVHPIAYRLGYTKRWLSTWYADRDYTALLAEDFQIRKIVRQFLDNPPGRRDQRRGGRRRGFGAGVSRIEIERQVSQLRVIIHTARPGIVIGRGGSNREEIQRLLELHTKKRTVVDVQEIGQPELDAFLVARNVAEQLERRVSFRRAMKVTAERSMRAGALGVKVMVSGRLGGREMARTEFELSGTVPLQTLDADIDYGFTEARTAQGRIGVKAWIHRRDALSDTADMLAGRVGRTGMGGRRAPRGN, from the coding sequence ATGGGACGGAAAGTTCACCCAATCGCCTATCGCCTCGGATACACGAAGCGCTGGCTCAGCACGTGGTACGCCGACCGTGACTACACCGCGCTGCTGGCCGAGGACTTCCAGATCCGCAAGATTGTGCGGCAGTTTCTGGACAATCCGCCCGGTCGGCGCGATCAGCGCCGCGGCGGTCGGCGGCGCGGATTCGGCGCCGGCGTGTCGCGCATTGAGATCGAGCGCCAGGTCAGCCAGCTGCGCGTGATCATTCACACGGCGCGACCGGGCATCGTGATCGGTCGTGGGGGAAGCAACCGCGAGGAGATCCAGCGCCTGCTGGAGCTGCACACGAAGAAGCGCACCGTCGTCGACGTCCAGGAAATCGGCCAGCCCGAGCTGGACGCATTCCTGGTGGCGCGCAACGTGGCCGAGCAGTTGGAACGCCGGGTGTCTTTCCGACGGGCCATGAAGGTCACCGCCGAGCGCAGCATGCGCGCCGGCGCTCTGGGCGTGAAGGTCATGGTGAGCGGCCGCCTGGGCGGGCGCGAGATGGCGCGGACCGAGTTCGAGCTCAGCGGCACGGTGCCGCTGCAGACGCTCGACGCCGACATCGACTACGGCTTCACGGAAGCTCGCACGGCGCAAGGGCGCATCGGCGTCAAGGCGTGGATCCATCGCCGCGACGCGCTGAGCGACACCGCCGACATGCTGGCCGGCC
- the rplV gene encoding 50S ribosomal protein L22 encodes MQVWATAKYVRMAPRRGRLVANEVRGLRPEVALATLAHLPQRAAFEIAKVLKSALANAEHNYGLERESLVVRDVRIDQGPSLKRYRAKARGRPGFYRKRSAHITVVVDDESE; translated from the coding sequence ATGCAAGTGTGGGCAACGGCCAAGTACGTTCGCATGGCTCCGCGACGCGGGCGTCTCGTGGCCAACGAGGTTCGGGGATTGCGCCCGGAGGTCGCCCTGGCGACGCTGGCGCACCTGCCGCAACGCGCGGCGTTCGAAATTGCCAAGGTGCTGAAGTCGGCCTTGGCCAATGCCGAGCACAATTACGGCCTGGAGCGCGAAAGCCTGGTCGTGCGGGACGTGCGCATCGATCAAGGGCCCTCGCTGAAACGCTATCGCGCGAAAGCTCGCGGGCGCCCGGGGTTCTATCGGAAGCGGTCCGCCCACATCACCGTCGTCGTGGACGACGAAAGCGAATAA
- the rpsS gene encoding 30S ribosomal protein S19 — MSRSSKKGWYIDPKLEKRVAEASRSRQKQVIRTWSRASVIHPEMVGLTIAVHDGRRHVPVYVTENMVGHRLGEFAPTRTYRSHSQAGSRAAAAAAQQQGAR, encoded by the coding sequence ATGTCACGAAGTTCCAAAAAAGGCTGGTACATCGACCCCAAGCTGGAGAAGCGCGTGGCCGAGGCCAGCCGCAGTCGGCAGAAGCAGGTCATTCGCACCTGGAGCCGGGCAAGCGTGATCCATCCGGAAATGGTTGGGCTCACCATCGCCGTGCATGACGGTCGACGCCACGTGCCCGTGTACGTCACGGAGAACATGGTGGGCCATCGCCTCGGTGAATTCGCGCCCACTCGCACCTATCGCAGCCACAGCCAGGCCGGGTCGCGCGCGGCGGCGGCGGCGGCGCAGCAGCAGGGAGCACGCTAG
- the rplB gene encoding 50S ribosomal protein L2, whose product MGLRTYNPTSPGRRGYVSVDHEEVTESKPHKPLLRPLTERAGRNNQGRITVRHRGGGAKRRYRVIDWRRNKPGVPATVTSIEYDPNRSAHLALLVYADGEKRYILAPQGLRVGSEVVSGPKAEPRVGNAMRLADMPAGTEVHAVELVPGGGAKLIRSAGMGGQLMAKDRGLATLRLPSGEMRQVPLAGMATVGRVGNQDHSNQSAGKAGRIRWRRRRPQVRGSAMTPRDHPHGGGEGKAPVGLPGPKTPWGKPAQGRRTRLGRRRSDRYIIRRRRR is encoded by the coding sequence ATGGGACTTCGCACCTACAATCCGACTTCTCCGGGGCGCCGGGGCTACGTGTCGGTCGATCACGAGGAAGTGACCGAGTCCAAGCCGCACAAGCCGCTGCTGCGACCGCTGACCGAGAGAGCCGGACGCAACAACCAGGGGCGCATTACGGTGCGTCACCGCGGCGGCGGCGCCAAGCGGCGCTACCGCGTGATTGACTGGCGCCGCAACAAGCCGGGTGTGCCCGCAACCGTCACGAGCATCGAATACGACCCCAATCGCTCGGCCCACCTCGCGTTGCTGGTGTATGCCGACGGCGAGAAACGCTACATCCTGGCGCCGCAGGGCCTGCGGGTTGGCTCCGAGGTCGTCTCGGGACCAAAGGCCGAGCCTCGCGTGGGCAACGCAATGCGCTTGGCGGATATGCCCGCGGGAACCGAGGTGCACGCCGTCGAGCTGGTGCCCGGTGGCGGCGCCAAGCTGATTCGCAGCGCCGGCATGGGCGGACAGCTGATGGCCAAGGATCGCGGTCTGGCCACGCTGCGGCTACCGTCGGGCGAAATGCGGCAGGTCCCGCTGGCCGGAATGGCCACCGTGGGCCGCGTTGGGAACCAAGATCACAGCAATCAATCGGCCGGAAAGGCCGGGCGCATTCGCTGGCGCCGCCGCCGGCCGCAGGTGCGCGGCTCGGCCATGACGCCGCGCGACCATCCCCACGGCGGCGGCGAGGGGAAGGCCCCGGTGGGACTCCCCGGTCCGAAGACGCCGTGGGGCAAGCCGGCCCAAGGGCGACGGACCCGCCTCGGGCGGCGCCGCAGCGATCGCTATATCATTCGACGCCGCAGGAGATAG
- the rplW gene encoding 50S ribosomal protein L23, giving the protein MADPGDVVIRPVVTEKSTTLVEDRKYVFEVHPTASKHMIREAVEALFRVDVTNVNVMNLRGKPRRFGRFTGHRSSKRKAIVTLAEGHAIDIYPGT; this is encoded by the coding sequence GTGGCTGATCCCGGGGACGTCGTGATTCGACCGGTGGTGACGGAAAAGTCGACCACGCTCGTGGAGGATCGCAAGTACGTGTTCGAGGTGCATCCCACGGCGTCCAAGCACATGATTCGGGAAGCCGTTGAGGCCCTGTTCCGCGTGGACGTTACCAACGTGAACGTGATGAATCTCCGCGGCAAGCCGCGGCGGTTTGGGCGGTTCACCGGCCACCGATCCTCCAAGCGCAAGGCCATCGTGACCCTCGCCGAGGGGCACGCCATCGACATCTATCCGGGAACCTAG
- the rplD gene encoding 50S ribosomal protein L4: MAAKDVAPIAPVETDLFGEPGARDELLRRAAVVGAQRRRQSTSSTQTRGEVTASAQKLYRQKGVGRARAGSASAGQRRGGAVTFGPRPRTVRRRLSRRERREALRSLLAQKAQADRVHRVEAWGDSPKTKERAAWLADAGLAGRLLLLDTEPPDALRRSSRNIPGVTVERADAVGFMDIAAADHVVATDAALDILRGVHSG, translated from the coding sequence ATGGCTGCCAAGGACGTGGCGCCGATCGCGCCGGTCGAAACGGATCTATTCGGCGAGCCCGGAGCGCGGGACGAGTTGCTGCGCCGGGCGGCCGTGGTCGGCGCGCAGCGCCGTCGGCAAAGCACGAGCAGCACGCAGACGCGTGGTGAGGTCACGGCGAGCGCGCAAAAGCTCTACCGCCAGAAGGGCGTGGGACGCGCGCGCGCCGGCAGCGCGTCCGCCGGACAACGGCGGGGCGGCGCCGTCACGTTTGGCCCCCGTCCACGCACCGTTCGGCGCCGGCTCAGTCGTCGCGAGCGGCGCGAGGCGCTGCGCAGCTTGCTGGCGCAAAAGGCACAGGCCGACCGCGTGCATCGCGTCGAGGCCTGGGGAGATTCGCCCAAGACCAAGGAACGCGCGGCCTGGCTGGCGGACGCTGGGCTGGCCGGACGTTTGCTGCTGCTCGATACCGAACCGCCCGACGCGCTCCGGCGATCCTCACGCAACATTCCGGGCGTGACGGTGGAGCGCGCCGATGCCGTGGGGTTCATGGATATCGCCGCGGCCGACCACGTCGTGGCGACCGACGCCGCGCTCGACATCCTGCGGGGAGTCCACAGTGGCTGA
- the rplC gene encoding 50S ribosomal protein L3 produces MVTGILGRKLGMTQRFDDAGRAFGVTLIEAGPCTVTDVRTVERDGYIALQLGFDETRDSRLSRAERGHLQDAPAYRVLREFRLDRAPDLDVGAEVRADVFAPGDLVDVTGISKGKGFAGVVRRHNFRGGPRTHGQSDRERAPGSVGAGTTPSRVFKGMRMAGRMGGKRVTAKRLRVEHVDAEKNYIVLRGAVPGPRQGILAVRPTSRHGSRD; encoded by the coding sequence ATGGTCACCGGAATCCTTGGGCGCAAGCTCGGCATGACCCAGCGCTTCGACGACGCTGGCCGCGCATTCGGCGTGACGCTGATTGAAGCCGGACCGTGCACGGTGACCGACGTGCGGACGGTGGAGCGCGATGGCTATATCGCGCTGCAACTGGGTTTCGACGAGACCCGCGATTCACGGCTGTCACGCGCGGAGCGGGGACACCTGCAGGACGCGCCGGCCTACCGCGTGCTGCGCGAGTTTCGCCTCGACCGCGCGCCCGACCTCGACGTAGGCGCCGAAGTGCGGGCCGACGTGTTCGCGCCCGGCGACCTGGTTGACGTGACGGGCATCTCGAAAGGCAAAGGCTTTGCGGGGGTCGTGCGGCGTCACAACTTTCGCGGCGGGCCGCGCACGCATGGCCAGTCCGACCGGGAGCGCGCCCCTGGATCCGTGGGCGCGGGCACCACGCCGAGCCGCGTGTTCAAAGGCATGCGCATGGCCGGCCGGATGGGCGGCAAGCGCGTGACGGCCAAGCGCCTGCGCGTGGAGCACGTGGACGCGGAAAAGAACTACATCGTTTTGCGCGGCGCCGTGCCCGGCCCGCGCCAGGGGATTCTCGCGGTCCGACCGACGTCGCGACATGGGAGCCGGGATTGA
- the rpsJ gene encoding 30S ribosomal protein S10, with amino-acid sequence MRIRLKAYDHKVLDDAARRIIEAADRTGADVRGPIPLPTQKKKWTVIRSPFIDKDSREQFEMRTHKRLIDVIDPTQQTMDELLRLQLAAGVDIELKS; translated from the coding sequence ATTCGCATTCGCCTCAAGGCCTACGATCACAAGGTGCTGGACGACGCCGCCCGACGCATTATCGAGGCGGCGGATCGCACCGGGGCGGACGTGCGGGGCCCGATTCCGCTTCCCACGCAGAAGAAGAAGTGGACGGTGATCCGATCGCCGTTCATCGACAAGGATTCGCGTGAGCAGTTCGAGATGCGCACCCATAAGCGGCTTATCGACGTGATCGACCCGACGCAGCAGACGATGGACGAGCTGCTGCGCCTGCAGCTTGCGGCCGGCGTCGACATCGAGCTGAAGTCCTAG
- the tuf gene encoding elongation factor Tu gives MGRVKFERTKPHVNVGTIGHVDHGKTTLTAAITKVLSLKGLAQFEAFDAIDKAPEERERGITISIAHVEYESDSRHYAHIDAPGHRDYIKNMITGAAQMDGAILVVSAPDGPMPQTFEHVLLARQVEVGAIVVYLNKVDMVDDEELLELVELELRDLLNKYEFPGDDVPIVRGSALHALESESTDADSPEFAPILELVDTIDTYFEEPQRPVDEPFLMPIEDVFGIKGRGTVVTGRVERGVITPGEEVDIVGMRDLVDRRVCTGVEMFRKTLDSGVAGDNVGCLLRGIERHEVERGMVLAAPGSITPHTEFMANVYVLTKDEGGRHTPFFNGYRPQFYIHTTDVTGEVNLPEGTEMCVPGDNIEMTVKLGAPVALEDGVHFAIREGGVTVGAGVVTKIVN, from the coding sequence ATGGGACGAGTCAAGTTCGAACGCACGAAGCCGCACGTCAATGTCGGCACCATCGGCCATGTCGACCATGGCAAGACCACGCTCACGGCAGCCATCACGAAAGTGCTGTCGCTGAAGGGCCTGGCGCAGTTTGAGGCGTTCGACGCCATCGACAAGGCCCCTGAGGAACGCGAGCGAGGCATCACGATTTCGATCGCTCACGTGGAGTACGAAAGCGATAGCCGGCACTACGCGCACATCGACGCGCCGGGCCACCGCGACTACATCAAGAACATGATCACCGGCGCAGCGCAGATGGACGGCGCCATCCTGGTCGTGAGCGCACCCGACGGCCCCATGCCGCAGACCTTCGAACACGTGCTGCTGGCACGACAGGTCGAAGTGGGCGCGATCGTCGTCTACCTCAACAAGGTCGACATGGTGGACGACGAGGAGCTGCTGGAGCTGGTGGAGCTTGAGCTGCGAGACCTCCTGAACAAGTATGAGTTTCCGGGCGACGACGTGCCGATCGTCCGCGGTAGCGCTCTGCATGCGCTGGAGTCGGAGAGCACAGATGCGGACTCGCCGGAGTTCGCGCCGATTCTCGAGTTGGTCGACACGATCGACACCTACTTCGAGGAGCCGCAGCGTCCGGTCGACGAGCCGTTCCTGATGCCCATCGAGGATGTCTTCGGCATCAAGGGGCGTGGAACGGTGGTGACGGGACGCGTCGAGCGTGGCGTGATCACGCCGGGCGAGGAAGTGGACATCGTCGGAATGCGCGACCTGGTGGACCGCCGGGTGTGCACGGGCGTCGAGATGTTTCGCAAGACCCTCGACTCGGGCGTGGCGGGCGACAACGTCGGCTGCCTGCTCCGAGGGATCGAGCGGCACGAGGTCGAGCGCGGCATGGTGCTGGCCGCTCCCGGCTCCATCACGCCGCACACGGAGTTCATGGCGAACGTCTACGTCTTGACCAAGGACGAGGGCGGCCGTCACACCCCCTTCTTCAACGGCTATCGCCCGCAGTTCTACATCCACACCACCGACGTGACCGGTGAGGTCAACCTGCCGGAAGGCACGGAGATGTGCGTGCCCGGCGACAACATTGAGATGACGGTGAAGCTCGGCGCCCCGGTGGCCCTCGAAGACGGCGTTCACTTTGCCATTCGCGAAGGCGGCGTGACGGTTGGCGCCGGCGTCGTGACCAAGATCGTCAACTAG
- the fusA gene encoding elongation factor G — translation MSESDIAQTRNIGIIAHIDAGKTTTTERILFYTGRIHRIGVIDDGTTQMDWMAQERERGITIVAAATTCYWQDRRINIIDTPGHVDFTAEVERSLRVLDGGLVVFDAVHGVEPQSETVWRQADKYDVPRVAFINKMDRVGADPDAAVRSIRERLGANPVPVQLPIGREQEFQGVVDLIEMQAIVWPSDAVAQPSVEDIPDDLAEVAVVARMQLLEALSEFDDHIAELYLNDEDVDAGAMVAALRRGTIESLLVPVLFGSALRNRGIEPVLDAVVRYLPSPLDVPPVRGMDPKTDETLERGASEDAPFAALAFKMVADPHSGKLAYFRVYSGRIEPGTTVLNVGTGKRQRLSRVLRMHADKREEIKDPIVPGDIVAAVGMRDVSTGDTLADPAHPVLLESITFPDPVVTIAIEPKSRADQDRIITALGKLGDEDPTFQVRSDEETGQTLIAGMGELHLEVIVDRLLREFRVGANVGRPQVAYRERPLRAVQAPGRFIRQTGGRGQYGHVVVELEPLEPGAGVEIETRIVGGAIPVSFLPAAERGARRALSGGLQGFPVIDVRIRIVDGSFHEVDSSELAFEIAGAWAVEEALRRSGTAVLEPVMAVDVVIPDEYVGDVLAGLLSKRGDVQGTEPRGGSSVIRAEVPLATMFGYASALRSATQGRGTFSMEFSHYAVRPGAGTGQEVLTGV, via the coding sequence ATGTCCGAATCTGACATCGCGCAAACTCGCAACATCGGCATCATCGCCCACATCGATGCCGGCAAGACCACCACCACCGAGCGCATCCTCTTCTACACGGGGCGCATCCATCGCATCGGCGTCATCGACGACGGCACGACCCAAATGGACTGGATGGCCCAGGAGCGCGAGCGCGGCATCACCATCGTCGCGGCGGCCACGACCTGCTATTGGCAGGACCGGCGCATCAACATCATCGACACGCCCGGACACGTGGATTTCACGGCCGAGGTCGAGCGTTCGCTGCGCGTCCTCGATGGCGGGCTGGTGGTTTTCGACGCCGTGCACGGCGTGGAGCCGCAGTCCGAGACCGTCTGGCGCCAGGCCGACAAGTACGACGTGCCGCGCGTGGCCTTCATCAACAAGATGGATCGCGTGGGGGCCGACCCCGACGCGGCGGTCCGCTCGATCCGCGAGCGGCTGGGGGCGAATCCGGTTCCGGTGCAACTTCCCATCGGCCGCGAGCAGGAGTTTCAGGGCGTGGTCGATCTCATCGAGATGCAGGCCATCGTGTGGCCCAGCGATGCTGTGGCCCAGCCCTCGGTCGAGGACATTCCGGACGATTTGGCCGAAGTGGCGGTCGTGGCGCGGATGCAACTGCTCGAAGCTCTGAGCGAGTTCGACGATCACATCGCCGAGCTCTACCTGAACGACGAAGACGTCGACGCCGGGGCGATGGTCGCCGCGCTGCGGCGCGGAACCATTGAGTCGCTGCTGGTGCCGGTGCTGTTTGGCAGCGCGTTGCGCAACCGGGGCATTGAGCCGGTGCTCGACGCCGTGGTGCGCTACCTGCCCTCGCCGCTGGACGTGCCGCCGGTTCGCGGCATGGATCCCAAGACCGACGAAACACTCGAGCGGGGGGCATCGGAAGACGCGCCGTTCGCGGCGCTGGCATTCAAGATGGTGGCGGACCCGCATTCGGGCAAGCTGGCGTACTTTCGGGTCTACTCGGGGCGGATCGAGCCCGGCACGACCGTTCTGAACGTTGGGACGGGCAAGCGGCAACGCCTGAGCCGGGTGCTCCGCATGCATGCCGACAAGCGCGAGGAGATCAAGGATCCCATCGTGCCCGGCGATATCGTCGCCGCCGTTGGCATGCGCGACGTGAGCACCGGCGACACGCTGGCCGACCCGGCGCATCCCGTGCTGCTGGAATCGATTACGTTCCCCGACCCGGTCGTGACGATCGCCATCGAGCCCAAGAGCCGCGCGGATCAAGACCGCATCATCACGGCGCTGGGCAAGCTCGGCGACGAGGACCCGACCTTCCAGGTGCGAAGCGACGAGGAAACGGGCCAGACGCTGATCGCCGGCATGGGCGAGCTGCACCTCGAAGTGATCGTGGACCGCCTGTTGCGCGAGTTTCGCGTCGGCGCCAACGTGGGCCGCCCACAGGTGGCCTATCGCGAACGCCCCTTGCGGGCCGTGCAGGCGCCGGGCCGATTCATCCGCCAGACCGGCGGGCGCGGGCAGTACGGCCACGTGGTCGTCGAGCTCGAGCCGCTGGAGCCGGGCGCGGGCGTCGAGATCGAGACGCGAATCGTGGGCGGCGCAATTCCGGTCAGCTTCCTGCCGGCCGCGGAGCGCGGGGCGCGTCGCGCGCTGAGTGGGGGACTGCAGGGATTCCCGGTCATCGACGTGCGCATCCGCATCGTCGACGGCTCGTTCCACGAGGTGGACTCATCCGAGCTCGCCTTTGAAATCGCCGGAGCGTGGGCGGTGGAAGAGGCCCTGCGACGATCGGGAACCGCAGTCCTCGAGCCCGTGATGGCCGTCGATGTCGTGATTCCCGACGAATACGTGGGTGACGTGCTGGCGGGCCTGCTGTCCAAGCGGGGCGACGTCCAGGGGACCGAGCCGAGGGGCGGGTCGAGCGTGATTCGCGCGGAAGTACCGCTGGCCACAATGTTTGGGTACGCTAGTGCGTTACGCTCGGCCACTCAGGGCCGGGGTACGTTTTCGATGGAGTTTTCACACTACGCCGTCCGGCCGGGGGCCGGGACGGGACAGGAAGTTCTCACGGGAGTCTAG
- the rpsG gene encoding 30S ribosomal protein S7, translating into MPRRKRPERRITAPDPKYNNRTVERFINKLMRHGYKAKAQAIVYGAFDLVEERSGTPALDAFEEAIRNVMPQIEVKPRRVGGATYQVPVEIRGDRRYSLAVRWLISSARARGGRSMRERLAFELLDAASGQGGAVRRREEMHRMAEANRAFAIYAF; encoded by the coding sequence ATGCCTCGCCGGAAGCGCCCCGAGCGGCGAATCACCGCACCCGATCCGAAATACAACAACCGGACGGTGGAGCGCTTTATCAACAAGCTGATGCGCCATGGCTACAAGGCCAAGGCGCAGGCAATCGTCTACGGCGCCTTCGACCTCGTCGAGGAGCGGAGCGGGACGCCGGCGCTCGACGCCTTCGAAGAGGCTATTCGCAACGTCATGCCACAGATCGAGGTCAAGCCGCGCCGGGTTGGCGGCGCGACGTATCAGGTGCCGGTCGAGATCCGCGGCGACCGGCGATACTCCCTGGCCGTGCGCTGGCTCATCAGCTCGGCTCGGGCGCGAGGCGGCCGCTCGATGCGCGAGCGCCTGGCCTTTGAGCTTCTCGATGCGGCTTCCGGGCAGGGCGGAGCGGTGCGCCGCCGTGAAGAGATGCATCGCATGGCCGAGGCGAATCGCGCATTCGCCATCTACGCGTTTTAG
- the rpsL gene encoding 30S ribosomal protein S12 has product MPTINQLVRKGRRKSRRKVTAPALHFAYNGLRRRMVRTRGAPQKRGVCTLVRTVTPRKPNSALRKVARVRLSNGMEVTAYIPGEGHQLQEHSVVLIRGGRVKDLPGVRYHVVRGPLDATGVENRKQGRSKYGTRRGA; this is encoded by the coding sequence GTGCCAACGATAAACCAGCTTGTTCGCAAGGGTCGGCGCAAGTCACGTCGCAAAGTGACGGCGCCTGCGCTGCACTTCGCCTATAACGGGCTGCGGCGGCGCATGGTGCGCACGCGCGGGGCGCCCCAAAAGCGCGGCGTGTGCACGCTGGTGCGCACCGTCACGCCGCGCAAGCCGAACTCGGCGCTGCGGAAGGTGGCGCGGGTCCGGTTGTCGAACGGGATGGAGGTCACGGCCTACATTCCGGGCGAAGGCCACCAACTCCAGGAGCACTCGGTCGTCCTGATTCGCGGCGGACGCGTCAAGGATCTGCCCGGCGTGCGCTATCACGTCGTACGAGGACCTCTGGATGCCACGGGCGTCGAGAATCGCAAGCAAGGGCGGTCGAAGTACGGCACCAGGCGCGGCGCCTAG